A region of Streptomyces cinnamoneus DNA encodes the following proteins:
- a CDS encoding WhiB family transcriptional regulator yields MDWRHNAVCREEDPELFFPIGNTGPALLQIEEAKAVCRRCPVMEQCLQWALESGQDSGVWGGLSEDERRAMKRRAARNRARNATA; encoded by the coding sequence ATGGACTGGCGTCACAACGCCGTTTGCCGCGAGGAAGACCCCGAGCTGTTCTTCCCCATCGGCAACACCGGTCCTGCGCTGCTGCAGATCGAGGAAGCCAAGGCCGTCTGCCGCCGCTGCCCCGTGATGGAGCAGTGCCTGCAGTGGGCGCTCGAGTCCGGCCAGGACTCCGGCGTCTGGGGTGGCCTCAGCGAGGACGAGCGCCGCGCGATGAAGCGCCGCGCCGCTCGCAACCGGGCGCGTAACGCCACCGCCTGA
- a CDS encoding diacylglycerol/lipid kinase family protein, translating into MRALLVVNPSATTTSARTRDVLAHALASDLKLDVATTEYRGHARDLARRAAESGNIELVVALGGDGTVNEVVNGLLHGGPDPEGLPRLAVVPGGSTNVFARALGLPNDAIEATGALLDALREGSERTVGLGLASGTPGTEDEAVPARWFTFCAGYGFDAGVVGRVEQQRERGKRSTHSLYVRQVMRQFFGEPNRRHGTITLERPGEEPLENLVMSIICNTAPWTYFGNRPMYALPKASFDTALDVLGFTKLSTLTASRHATQLLTSTPERGPEGRHAVSLHDQTSFTLHSQAPLPFQMDGDHLGLRTSVTFTGVRRALRVIV; encoded by the coding sequence ATGCGTGCGCTTCTCGTGGTCAATCCTTCGGCCACCACCACCAGTGCCCGTACCCGCGATGTCCTGGCGCACGCGCTCGCCAGTGACCTCAAGCTGGACGTCGCCACGACGGAGTACCGGGGCCACGCCCGCGATCTCGCCCGCAGGGCCGCAGAGAGCGGGAACATAGAGCTCGTGGTCGCCCTCGGTGGCGACGGCACGGTCAACGAGGTCGTCAACGGCCTCCTCCACGGCGGCCCCGACCCGGAGGGCCTGCCGCGGCTGGCGGTGGTCCCCGGCGGCTCCACGAACGTCTTCGCCCGTGCCCTTGGTCTGCCCAACGACGCGATCGAGGCGACCGGCGCCCTGCTGGACGCGCTGCGCGAGGGTTCCGAGCGCACCGTGGGCCTGGGCCTCGCGTCCGGCACGCCGGGCACGGAGGACGAGGCGGTTCCGGCGCGCTGGTTCACCTTCTGCGCCGGGTACGGCTTCGACGCGGGAGTCGTAGGCCGGGTGGAGCAACAGCGGGAGCGCGGCAAGCGTTCGACCCACTCCCTGTATGTGCGACAGGTGATGCGGCAGTTCTTCGGCGAGCCGAACCGCCGGCATGGCACGATCACGCTCGAACGGCCCGGCGAGGAGCCACTCGAGAATCTCGTCATGTCGATAATCTGCAACACCGCGCCGTGGACGTACTTCGGCAACCGGCCCATGTACGCGCTGCCCAAGGCGTCCTTCGACACCGCCCTTGACGTGCTGGGATTCACCAAGCTGTCGACGCTGACGGCGAGCCGTCACGCCACGCAGTTGCTGACCTCGACGCCGGAGCGCGGTCCCGAGGGTCGCCACGCTGTGTCACTGCATGACCAGACCTCTTTCACCTTGCATTCGCAGGCCCCCCTGCCGTTTCAGATGGACGGCGACCACCTCGGACTGCGTACCAGCGTGACGTTCACAGGCGTACGCCGTGCACTGCGTGTGATTGTGTGA
- a CDS encoding RNA polymerase sigma factor SigF, translated as MSTASSRGVRTPAIPQQPARPHPAEPAPDQASPEVDRASDPPERADHMDQHRHRQRHAHSDPHDRSGARALFVELRALPDGSAERAELRNNLVRMHLPLVEHLARRFRNRGEPLDDLTQVATIGLIKSVDRFDPDRGVEFSTYATPTVVGEIKRHFRDKGWAVRVPRRLQELRLALTTATAELSQRHGRAPTVHELAEHLGISEEEVLEGLESANAYSTLSLDVPDTDDESPAVADTLGAEDEALEGVEYRESLKPLLEDLPPREKKILLLRFFGNMTQSQIAQEVGISQMHVSRLLARTLAQLRERLLIEE; from the coding sequence GTGAGTACTGCTTCATCGCGGGGAGTGCGTACCCCGGCCATCCCGCAGCAGCCTGCCCGGCCGCATCCGGCGGAGCCTGCACCGGATCAGGCGAGCCCGGAAGTGGACCGGGCGAGCGACCCACCAGAGCGGGCGGACCACATGGATCAGCACCGGCACCGGCAGCGGCACGCACACTCCGATCCACACGACCGCAGCGGTGCGCGGGCCCTGTTCGTCGAGCTGCGGGCGCTTCCGGACGGCTCGGCGGAGCGGGCCGAGCTGCGCAACAACCTCGTGCGGATGCATCTGCCCCTGGTGGAACACCTGGCGCGGCGGTTCCGCAACCGCGGCGAGCCGCTCGACGACCTGACCCAGGTCGCCACGATCGGTCTGATCAAGTCGGTGGACCGCTTCGACCCGGACCGCGGGGTGGAGTTCTCCACGTACGCCACGCCCACGGTCGTCGGCGAGATCAAGCGGCACTTCCGTGACAAGGGCTGGGCGGTGCGGGTGCCGCGCCGGCTCCAGGAGCTGAGGCTGGCGCTGACCACGGCGACGGCCGAGCTGTCCCAGCGGCACGGCCGGGCCCCCACGGTCCACGAGCTGGCCGAGCACCTGGGGATCTCGGAGGAGGAGGTGCTGGAGGGACTGGAGTCCGCCAACGCCTACAGCACGCTCTCGCTGGACGTGCCCGACACGGACGACGAGTCCCCGGCGGTCGCGGACACCCTCGGCGCTGAGGACGAGGCGCTGGAGGGCGTGGAGTACCGCGAGTCGCTCAAGCCGCTGCTGGAGGACCTGCCGCCGCGCGAGAAGAAGATCTTGCTGCTGCGGTTCTTCGGCAACATGACGCAGTCGCAGATCGCCCAGGAGGTCGGCATCTCGCAGATGCACGTCTCCCGGCTGCTGGCCCGTACGCTCGCCCAGCTCCGGGAGCGCCTGCTGATCGAGGAGTGA
- a CDS encoding anti-sigma regulatory factor: MSPIAGEPGTTQDFVEVRLPAAGAYLSVLRTATAGLAARLDFTLDEIEDLRIAVDEACAILLQQAVPGSVLSCVFRLVGDALRVTVSAPTTDGRAPERDTFAWTVLSALAGEVDSDVADDRTVSISLHKKRGAGPGQP, from the coding sequence GTGTCCCCCATCGCAGGCGAGCCTGGGACGACCCAGGACTTCGTGGAAGTCCGGCTGCCCGCTGCCGGTGCCTACCTGTCGGTGCTGCGGACGGCGACAGCCGGCCTCGCGGCCCGCCTGGACTTCACCCTCGACGAGATCGAGGACCTGCGCATCGCCGTCGACGAGGCGTGCGCGATCCTGCTCCAGCAAGCCGTTCCCGGTTCCGTTCTCAGCTGCGTGTTCCGCCTGGTCGGGGACGCGCTGCGGGTGACCGTCTCGGCACCCACCACGGACGGCCGCGCGCCCGAGCGCGACACCTTCGCCTGGACGGTGCTCTCCGCGCTGGCCGGCGAGGTCGACTCCGACGTCGCGGACGACCGTACGGTCAGCATCAGTCTGCACAAGAAGCGCGGCGCCGGCCCCGGGCAGCCGTGA
- a CDS encoding GNAT family N-acetyltransferase yields the protein MIRSATPADVPVIHTMIRELAEYERALDEARATEEQLRDALFGPDAAVFALIAESDGGAEGDTGSGGEVVGFALWFRNFSTWTGTHGVYLEDLYVRPQARGGGHGKALLAALARICVDRGYERFEWSVLDWNTPSIAFYKSLGAEAMDEWTVRRLSGESLHSLAALAQSDENPNRPTSLSI from the coding sequence ATGATCCGATCAGCCACGCCCGCCGACGTCCCCGTCATCCACACGATGATCCGCGAACTGGCGGAGTACGAACGGGCGCTGGACGAGGCGCGGGCGACCGAGGAGCAGCTGCGCGACGCGCTCTTCGGGCCGGACGCCGCGGTCTTCGCGCTGATAGCGGAGAGTGACGGAGGCGCGGAGGGGGACACGGGCAGTGGCGGCGAGGTCGTGGGCTTCGCGCTGTGGTTCCGCAACTTCTCCACGTGGACGGGCACGCACGGTGTCTACCTGGAGGACCTCTACGTCCGGCCGCAGGCGCGCGGCGGCGGCCACGGCAAGGCGCTCCTGGCGGCGCTGGCGCGGATCTGCGTGGACCGCGGCTACGAGCGTTTCGAATGGTCAGTGCTGGACTGGAACACGCCGTCGATCGCCTTCTACAAGTCCCTCGGCGCGGAGGCGATGGACGAGTGGACCGTGCGACGACTCTCAGGGGAATCGCTCCACAGTCTTGCGGCGCTCGCGCAGAGTGACGAAAATCCCAACAGGCCGACTTCTCTTTCGATTTGA
- a CDS encoding UBP-type zinc finger domain-containing protein translates to MIECSHVAGLPRPEPGPLSAGCPECEARGSHPVQLRLCLECGHVGCCDSSAYRHATAHFEETGHAVMRTFEPGQSWRWCYVDKGIV, encoded by the coding sequence ATGATCGAGTGTTCTCACGTCGCCGGGTTGCCGCGCCCCGAGCCGGGTCCGCTGAGCGCCGGTTGTCCGGAGTGCGAGGCGAGGGGCAGCCATCCGGTGCAGCTGCGGCTGTGTCTGGAGTGCGGTCACGTGGGCTGCTGCGACTCCTCGGCGTACCGGCACGCGACGGCGCACTTCGAGGAGACGGGCCACGCGGTGATGCGCACCTTCGAGCCGGGGCAGAGCTGGCGGTGGTGCTACGTGGACAAGGGCATCGTCTGA